The Gemmatimonadaceae bacterium genomic sequence ACGGATAGGTTCCCTTCGGCACTTTGGCGAACGAAATCACCTCGGTGTCGCCGGGATTCATGAGGAAGTTGCTCTGCAGGGGCGCCATTTGATTCGGCATGTTCGCGATCAGCTGCGCCGTCGCTCCGCTTGGGATCGTGGTCGAGTCAAACGCAACGTCGTGCGGGCCGCCGGACACCATCGTGAACTTGATGCCGTCGCCTTCCTTGATCGTGAGGGTCGCCGGCTCATACCGATAGCCCTTGTCGTCACCTATCATCTTCACGTCCCACGTCTTACCGGTGATCGGGGCAGCCGCCGCCGATGTTGCCGACGCGCCGCCTGCAGCCGGGGTCGCGGCCGGTGCCGCGGCGCTCTCACTCGCCGGCGCCGCACTCGCTGCCGTGCTATCCGAGGTCGATGCCGCGTTCTTCGAGCCGCCGCCACACGCGCCAAGGACGAATGCGCCAGTGATCAGCGCTACTTGTCCGATGAACCGCATTACTTGAGGCCTCCAGTGCCGAGCT encodes the following:
- a CDS encoding plastocyanin/azurin family copper-binding protein → MRFIGQVALITGAFVLGACGGGSKNAASTSDSTAASAAPASESAAAPAATPAAGGASATSAAAAPITGKTWDVKMIGDDKGYRYEPATLTIKEGDGIKFTMVSGGPHDVAFDSTTIPSGATAQLIANMPNQMAPLQSNFLMNPGDTEVISFAKVPKGTYPFHCMPHLALGMKGSVTVQ